One window of the Capnocytophaga haemolytica genome contains the following:
- a CDS encoding SPFH domain-containing protein, with amino-acid sequence MIESFNFSFIIVVFIGVVLLLGAVFTVRQQTAVSIERFGKFQSIRHSGLQFKIPVFDKIAARISLKIQQLDVVVETKTLDDVFVKIKVSVQFVVIKDKVYDAIYKLEYPHDQITSYVFDVVRAEVPKMKLDDVFVKKDDIAIAVKREVQESMETYGYDIIKTLVTDIDPDAQVKAAMNRINAAEREKVAAQYEGDAQRILIVEKAKAEAESKRLQGQGIADQRREIARGLVESVGVLHKVGISSQEASALIVVTQHYDTLQSVGQQANSNLILLPNSPEAGNEMLNNMITSFTASAQISEKMKEHSKRKKEE; translated from the coding sequence ATGATAGAAAGTTTTAATTTCAGTTTTATTATTGTTGTCTTCATAGGAGTAGTCCTTCTATTAGGAGCAGTTTTTACTGTGAGGCAACAAACCGCCGTATCTATTGAGCGCTTTGGCAAATTCCAGAGCATACGCCACTCAGGCTTACAGTTTAAAATACCTGTATTCGACAAGATTGCAGCCCGTATCAGCCTGAAAATACAGCAGCTCGACGTGGTTGTCGAAACCAAAACCCTCGATGATGTATTTGTAAAGATTAAAGTATCGGTGCAGTTCGTCGTGATTAAGGATAAGGTCTACGATGCTATCTACAAGCTCGAGTACCCTCACGACCAGATTACCAGCTACGTATTCGATGTGGTGCGCGCCGAAGTACCTAAGATGAAGCTCGACGACGTCTTCGTGAAGAAAGACGATATCGCTATTGCTGTAAAGCGCGAAGTGCAGGAGTCGATGGAGACCTATGGCTACGACATCATCAAAACCCTCGTTACCGACATTGACCCTGACGCCCAAGTAAAAGCGGCAATGAACCGCATCAACGCTGCTGAACGCGAAAAAGTAGCCGCACAGTACGAAGGGGATGCACAGCGTATTCTCATTGTAGAAAAAGCCAAAGCCGAGGCTGAAAGCAAGCGACTGCAAGGGCAAGGTATTGCCGATCAGCGGCGCGAAATAGCCCGTGGATTGGTGGAAAGCGTAGGAGTACTGCACAAGGTGGGGATCAGTTCGCAAGAGGCATCAGCCCTTATCGTGGTGACCCAGCATTACGATACGCTCCAATCAGTAGGGCAACAGGCTAACAGCAATCTTATCTTGCTACCTAACTCGCCTGAAGCAGGCAACGAGATGCTCAACAATATGATTACCTCCTTTACAGCCTCTGCACAGATCTCAGAGAAGATGAAGGAGCATAGCAAGAGGAAAAAAGAGGAATAA
- a CDS encoding bifunctional ADP-dependent NAD(P)H-hydrate dehydratase/NAD(P)H-hydrate epimerase, protein MKILNTEQLREADRITIERQGITSWQLMERASTQLFLWIEKHLPEAQSFCIMAGVGNNGGDGLALARILLQSGKQVSVYLVQFSEQLSADCQANLHLLEELHLPIHPITAENASTITLQGEVIVDAIFGVGLNRPAPTWVQSVFERINSAGAYVVSVDIPSGVYTDKATPDLFVNPSVVLTFQTPKLPLLLPQTGVHIPQWKVLDIGLDTDFIASLSTDFTYLTEEIVTPLRKVRNKFAHKGTFGHALLIGGSYGKIGAVVLSATAALRIGTGLVTALIPRCGYPILQTAVPEAMVLTSDKKKHINTITVPFQPSAIGVGVGLGKHPDTAEALFELFDLYAQVPFVIDADALNLLAQHNEAQTKIPRSAILTPHPKELERLIGSWNDDFEKIEKAKTFALKHSIILIVKGAHTLITDGVHCWLNSSGNVGMATGGSGDVLTGILTGLRAQGYSPLEAALLGVFEHGRRGDAVAQRIGEEALIARDLAGSCFSL, encoded by the coding sequence ATGAAGATACTCAATACCGAACAGCTCCGAGAAGCTGACCGCATCACCATTGAAAGGCAAGGCATCACCTCTTGGCAACTGATGGAACGCGCCTCCACTCAGCTATTCCTATGGATAGAAAAGCACCTGCCTGAGGCACAATCTTTCTGCATAATGGCAGGAGTGGGCAACAACGGAGGCGACGGCTTAGCCTTAGCACGGATACTCCTCCAAAGCGGCAAGCAAGTGAGCGTATACTTAGTGCAGTTCAGCGAGCAACTCTCGGCAGACTGCCAAGCAAACCTTCATTTATTGGAAGAACTTCACCTCCCAATACACCCTATCACTGCCGAGAATGCCTCCACAATAACCCTACAAGGCGAGGTAATTGTAGATGCGATCTTTGGGGTAGGACTCAATCGCCCTGCCCCTACGTGGGTACAATCAGTTTTTGAGCGTATCAACAGTGCTGGTGCTTATGTCGTAAGTGTAGATATACCCTCGGGGGTATATACCGACAAAGCCACCCCAGATCTCTTTGTAAATCCTTCGGTAGTACTCACCTTTCAGACACCTAAATTACCGCTCTTACTCCCACAGACAGGGGTACACATCCCACAGTGGAAAGTACTCGATATCGGCTTAGATACCGACTTTATAGCCTCGCTTTCCACTGATTTTACCTATCTCACTGAAGAAATTGTTACCCCACTGCGAAAGGTTCGTAATAAGTTTGCCCATAAGGGTACCTTTGGTCACGCACTGCTCATAGGGGGTAGTTATGGCAAAATAGGTGCTGTAGTGCTCAGTGCTACGGCTGCTTTGCGGATAGGCACAGGCTTAGTCACTGCGCTTATCCCCCGATGTGGATACCCTATCCTACAAACGGCAGTGCCAGAGGCAATGGTATTGACCTCAGATAAGAAGAAACACATTAACACTATCACAGTGCCTTTCCAGCCCTCGGCAATAGGCGTTGGCGTAGGCTTGGGCAAGCATCCCGATACAGCAGAAGCACTTTTTGAGCTATTCGATTTGTACGCCCAAGTGCCCTTTGTAATTGATGCCGATGCACTGAATTTGCTCGCTCAGCACAACGAAGCGCAAACGAAGATACCACGGAGCGCTATCCTCACTCCTCACCCCAAGGAATTGGAGCGCCTTATTGGTAGTTGGAATGACGACTTTGAGAAGATAGAAAAAGCGAAGACTTTTGCCCTTAAGCATAGCATTATTCTTATTGTAAAAGGGGCACATACCCTTATCACTGATGGTGTACACTGCTGGCTGAACTCCTCAGGCAATGTGGGGATGGCTACGGGTGGCAGTGGCGATGTCCTCACAGGGATCCTCACGGGGCTACGTGCCCAAGGCTATAGCCCTTTGGAGGCTGCTTTGCTGGGTGTATTTGAGCACGGCAGAAGAGGGGATGCCGTAGCTCAGCGTATCGGCGAGGAGGCTTTAATAGCGCGCGATTTGGCAGGAAGTTGTTTCTCCCTGTAA
- a CDS encoding inorganic phosphate transporter yields the protein MEQVYIFMLFVFCALAIVDLVVGVSNDAGNFLNSAVGSKVATLRTIMIVASVGVALGAIFSSGMMEIARKGIFNPTQFYFNEVMVIFMAVILADILLLDLFNTLGLPTSTTVSIVFELLGASVCVACIKIFKAGAPLTDIFQYINTAEASKLVSGIFISVAVAFVVGTIVQWLARLVFSFNYDRTIKYIGGIFGGISLTALSYFIIFKGLKGVAFIPVEAITWMEENMLWLLLACFVLWSVLSQVLIALRVNIFRIIILSGTFALAMAFAGNDLVNFIGVPVAAYQSYDLWHVSGVEYNRFTMEGLLGNMGTPTAILLLTGFIMILTLWFSKKARSVIETGVKLSRQSEGGEEQFSANFLSRFLVRITVLGAAAVNAITPKSLQKKIDARFEAAAEDKTIKEEDRPAFDLVRAAINLVVSSSLIAIGTSMKQPLSTTYVTFMVAMGSSLADRAWGRDSAVFRVAGVLNVVGGWFLTAIVAFLGAFVVAGILYYGNIIGLIVMIVVVALFLLRSAVVYRNRQRAKGSVRRFESSDLATIGGVIKESSNYVAETFERIDELYAKVVKNLSAQDLSKLTKNKKNAKKLEKELDALKGNIYYFIKSLNESSVASSKFYILILDYLQDMAQCLTAITVSAYDHVNNNHKPLKFYQLRDLKSIADRIADLFKQEAEIFKKEDYSKIHFVLEHCKTLKGELSQTVQKQIDHIRTTETSPKTTKLYFSILLETNALVRANNNLLMQFDEYNKQRKTPKSKLTALMR from the coding sequence ATGGAGCAAGTTTATATCTTTATGCTGTTCGTGTTCTGCGCCTTGGCTATCGTGGATTTGGTAGTGGGCGTGAGCAACGATGCAGGCAATTTCCTCAACTCGGCAGTGGGCTCAAAGGTGGCTACGCTGCGTACGATAATGATTGTAGCCAGCGTGGGGGTGGCTCTGGGGGCTATCTTTTCCAGCGGGATGATGGAGATCGCTCGTAAGGGAATTTTTAACCCTACTCAGTTCTATTTCAATGAGGTAATGGTAATCTTTATGGCGGTAATCTTAGCCGACATATTGCTTTTAGACCTCTTCAATACGCTGGGGCTGCCGACCTCTACTACGGTCTCCATCGTCTTTGAACTGCTGGGGGCATCGGTGTGCGTGGCGTGCATCAAGATATTCAAGGCAGGTGCGCCGCTTACGGATATCTTCCAGTATATCAATACGGCAGAGGCAAGTAAGCTCGTTTCGGGGATCTTTATTTCAGTGGCAGTTGCCTTTGTGGTGGGGACGATAGTGCAGTGGCTGGCGCGCTTGGTGTTTAGCTTTAATTACGACAGGACGATCAAATACATAGGGGGCATTTTCGGCGGTATCTCGCTGACGGCACTCTCTTATTTTATTATCTTCAAGGGGCTGAAAGGTGTGGCGTTTATCCCTGTGGAGGCGATCACTTGGATGGAGGAGAATATGTTATGGTTGCTCTTGGCTTGCTTTGTGCTGTGGTCAGTGCTCTCGCAAGTGCTTATTGCCCTGCGGGTTAATATCTTCCGCATCATTATCCTGAGCGGTACTTTTGCCTTGGCAATGGCTTTTGCGGGTAACGACTTAGTGAACTTTATTGGGGTGCCTGTGGCGGCGTATCAGTCGTATGACTTGTGGCACGTTTCGGGTGTGGAGTACAACCGCTTTACGATGGAAGGGCTATTGGGCAATATGGGTACGCCTACCGCGATATTGCTTTTGACGGGCTTTATTATGATTCTCACGCTGTGGTTCTCGAAGAAGGCGCGCAGTGTGATTGAAACAGGGGTGAAGCTCTCGCGCCAGAGTGAGGGTGGTGAGGAGCAGTTCTCGGCGAACTTCCTGTCGCGCTTTTTGGTGCGCATCACCGTGTTGGGGGCGGCGGCAGTCAATGCCATTACTCCTAAATCCTTACAGAAGAAGATAGACGCGCGCTTTGAGGCGGCGGCAGAGGATAAGACCATTAAAGAGGAAGATCGCCCAGCGTTTGACCTCGTGCGGGCGGCGATCAACTTGGTGGTATCAAGTAGCCTTATAGCTATCGGTACTTCGATGAAGCAGCCGCTATCGACTACCTACGTAACGTTTATGGTGGCTATGGGTTCGTCGTTGGCTGACCGTGCGTGGGGTAGGGATAGTGCTGTGTTCCGTGTGGCAGGAGTGCTGAATGTAGTAGGCGGGTGGTTCCTCACGGCGATTGTCGCTTTCTTGGGGGCGTTCGTAGTAGCGGGCATTCTCTACTATGGCAACATCATTGGGCTCATCGTGATGATCGTAGTGGTGGCACTTTTCTTGCTTCGCAGTGCGGTGGTGTACCGCAATCGGCAACGTGCCAAAGGCAGCGTACGCCGCTTTGAGAGCAGCGACTTGGCGACTATCGGCGGAGTGATTAAGGAGAGCTCTAACTATGTGGCTGAGACCTTTGAGCGCATTGATGAGCTCTATGCCAAAGTGGTGAAGAACCTCAGTGCGCAAGACCTCAGTAAGCTCACCAAGAACAAGAAGAATGCTAAGAAATTAGAGAAGGAGCTCGATGCCCTCAAGGGGAATATCTATTACTTTATCAAGTCGCTCAATGAGAGTTCGGTAGCGTCGAGTAAGTTCTACATTCTGATATTAGACTATTTGCAGGATATGGCACAATGCCTTACCGCCATTACCGTCAGTGCGTACGACCACGTGAATAACAACCACAAGCCGCTGAAGTTCTATCAGTTGCGCGATCTGAAGAGTATCGCCGATAGAATAGCCGATCTCTTTAAGCAGGAGGCTGAGATCTTTAAGAAGGAAGATTATAGCAAGATACATTTTGTGTTGGAACACTGCAAGACACTCAAAGGCGAGCTATCGCAGACGGTGCAAAAGCAGATAGACCATATCCGCACCACCGAGACGAGCCCTAAGACTACGAAACTCTATTTTAGTATATTGCTTGAAACCAACGCCTTGGTGAGGGCTAATAACAATCTGCTAATGCAGTTCGACGAGTACAACAAGCAGCGTAAGACCCCTAAGAGTAAGCTCACGGCGTTGATGCGGTAG
- a CDS encoding glycosyltransferase family 4 protein, with amino-acid sequence MNAFFAENLLFVAIWVFVLSFVVSYFALPSIIYVVKEKNLMDKPNQRSSHRVKTPTLGGLSFFISVVFTLFFLRAYDYDSVGINIISGLGVLFFVGLKDDLVGVYPSTKLLGQIIATLILLFGTGLKITTFDHFLGIDEIPYWLSLLFSCSIVMAIVNSYNLIDGINGSAAMVGIVIFGVFGYVFFLASDYYYFLLSVLCIGFLLAFLRYNLSARKRVFMGDTGSMTVGFLLAVLAIKFFALRADGLEALEIHPMNKLWVLLAIIFIPFFDTTRVFANRLIRNGRPFQADRNHIHHVMIDYMRLSHTQASLLLAAINFLVFVVVLSLNKVLSTLYLGIAFTVIYTGLALLLFYVNRNYHTRKSKQKIRKVIRRVIKKK; translated from the coding sequence ATGAACGCTTTTTTTGCAGAGAATTTACTTTTCGTGGCGATATGGGTGTTCGTGCTATCGTTTGTGGTGAGTTATTTTGCTTTGCCGAGTATTATCTATGTGGTGAAGGAAAAGAACTTGATGGATAAGCCGAACCAGCGAAGCTCGCATAGGGTAAAGACGCCAACTTTGGGAGGGCTTTCGTTCTTTATAAGTGTGGTGTTTACGCTTTTCTTTTTGCGCGCGTACGACTATGACTCTGTGGGTATTAACATTATCTCTGGCTTAGGGGTTTTGTTTTTTGTGGGCTTGAAGGATGATTTGGTTGGGGTTTATCCGAGTACAAAATTACTGGGGCAGATCATCGCCACACTTATCTTGTTGTTTGGTACTGGGCTGAAAATCACTACGTTTGATCATTTTTTGGGGATTGATGAAATACCGTATTGGCTCTCGCTGCTGTTTAGTTGTAGTATTGTGATGGCTATTGTGAATTCGTATAACCTTATCGATGGAATTAATGGCTCGGCGGCGATGGTTGGTATTGTGATTTTTGGGGTTTTTGGTTATGTTTTTTTCTTAGCCAGCGATTATTACTACTTCTTGCTGTCGGTGCTGTGCATTGGTTTCTTGTTGGCTTTTTTGCGTTACAATCTTTCTGCGAGGAAGCGAGTGTTTATGGGTGATACGGGGTCGATGACGGTGGGCTTTCTGTTGGCTGTGTTGGCAATTAAGTTTTTTGCACTCAGGGCTGATGGGCTTGAGGCGTTGGAAATTCATCCGATGAATAAGCTGTGGGTGCTGTTGGCGATTATTTTTATTCCTTTTTTTGATACTACGCGGGTTTTTGCCAATCGATTGATACGCAATGGCAGACCTTTTCAGGCGGATAGAAATCACATTCATCACGTGATGATTGACTATATGAGGCTGTCGCATACGCAAGCGAGTTTGCTGTTGGCGGCGATTAATTTTCTCGTTTTTGTGGTGGTCTTGTCGTTGAATAAAGTGCTTTCGACGCTTTACTTGGGGATTGCTTTTACTGTGATTTACACAGGTTTGGCGCTGCTGCTCTTTTATGTGAACAGGAACTATCATACGCGTAAAAGTAAGCAAAAAATACGTAAGGTGATCCGCAGGGTGATTAAAAAGAAATAA
- a CDS encoding phosphoglycerate kinase yields the protein MKTIDNFNFAGKKALIRVDFNVPLDENFKVTDNTRIEAAKPTIEKVLKDGGTVVLMSHLGRPKGERNDKYSLRHIVGEVEKVLGKKVIFVDECVGAKAEKAVAEAPAGSVVLLENLRFHKEEEKGDEGFSKELAKLGDIYVNDAFGTAHRAHASTTIVAKFFPQNKCFGYLLAKEIESIDKVMKSGEKPVLAILGGSKVSSKITIIENILDKVNHLIIGGGMAYTFIKAQGGKIGNSICEDDKQELALDILAKAKAKGVQVHLPIDVVAADGFNNEAKTQVVSVNAIPDGWEGLDVGPKTLESFKKVILESKTILWNGPVGVFEMPNFAKGTIEVGNFIAEATKKGAFSLVGGGDSVAAVKQFGFEHKVSYVSTGGGAMLESLEGLVLPGIAAINE from the coding sequence ATGAAGACCATAGACAATTTTAATTTTGCGGGCAAGAAAGCCTTGATTAGAGTGGACTTTAATGTGCCATTGGACGAGAACTTTAAGGTTACTGACAATACACGTATTGAAGCAGCGAAACCTACTATTGAGAAGGTACTAAAAGATGGTGGCACTGTAGTGCTAATGAGCCACCTTGGACGCCCCAAAGGAGAACGCAACGACAAGTATTCACTGCGCCATATTGTGGGTGAGGTGGAGAAAGTATTAGGAAAGAAGGTTATTTTTGTTGATGAATGTGTAGGGGCAAAGGCAGAGAAAGCTGTAGCAGAGGCACCAGCTGGCAGTGTAGTGCTTTTGGAGAATTTACGTTTCCACAAGGAAGAAGAAAAAGGTGATGAAGGTTTTTCAAAAGAGCTTGCTAAACTTGGTGATATCTATGTAAATGATGCTTTCGGTACCGCACACCGTGCACACGCTTCTACGACTATTGTAGCGAAATTCTTCCCTCAAAATAAGTGCTTTGGCTACCTTTTGGCAAAAGAAATTGAGAGTATCGACAAGGTGATGAAGAGTGGTGAGAAACCAGTATTGGCAATCCTTGGTGGCTCGAAAGTGTCATCGAAGATCACTATTATTGAGAATATCTTAGACAAAGTGAACCATCTGATTATCGGGGGCGGTATGGCTTATACCTTCATCAAAGCACAAGGAGGTAAGATTGGCAACTCTATTTGTGAAGATGACAAACAGGAGTTGGCTTTAGATATCTTAGCGAAAGCAAAAGCGAAGGGTGTACAAGTGCACTTGCCTATAGATGTAGTTGCAGCTGATGGGTTTAACAATGAGGCTAAAACCCAAGTAGTGTCTGTAAATGCTATTCCTGATGGTTGGGAAGGCTTGGATGTAGGTCCTAAGACCTTAGAGAGCTTTAAGAAGGTGATTTTAGAGTCAAAGACGATCCTTTGGAATGGTCCTGTAGGTGTGTTTGAAATGCCTAACTTTGCAAAGGGGACTATTGAAGTAGGTAACTTTATTGCTGAAGCTACTAAGAAGGGGGCTTTCTCACTCGTTGGGGGTGGCGACTCGGTAGCTGCTGTAAAGCAATTTGGCTTTGAGCACAAGGTGAGCTATGTATCTACAGGAGGTGGTGCAATGCTTGAGAGCCTTGAAGGCTTAGTATTGCCAGGTATTGCTGCAATCAATGAATAA